GCATACTTCGTATTCTATCTTCCGATTCAGCTGATTTTCATTCTTGCACATCTTGTGAATCACAAGGTGTGGGGTGGTGTAGTAGCATTTGTGTTACTTTCCATCTTCACAGACCCATTCGTGACGACTGCCTATTCTCGTCACGGAAATTACGGCCCGATGAAGGTTCGTGATTGGGTGGTATTTTTCGGAAGTGTCGTGCTCAGCAATGGGTACTGGATATTCCGGACCACAGTGGTCATCGAGGTAGCGAAGGCCATTTGGAAGTTTGTTTGAGTGGAGGGTGAAACATCATTGATGTATCACCCTTTCATTTCATTTTACGAAAAACTTATTTTTTGCTAAAATACTTTCTATGAAAGATGTTTTGAATACGAAAATATACACGAATTTGGATGAAGCGAAAGCAGAAATTCAAAGACGTTGGAAGGACGAAGAATTGAAGAAAAAAGTCTTAGAATATCTCGGGGATATTCCAGAGTTTTTTTGTGATGAACCGAGAGCTATTCTTCATAGACATATTACTTCTCCAAATATTGAATTTCAACAATTTATTGATCATTCAAGAGATTTCGGACTGAAACCGCTCGGTTTGGAATATACCAATGATATTTTTTTGACGAGAAATCATGACAAGCTTGGATTAGGGAAGTTACCCTTTATCTCGGATAACAAAAAAAATGTACATTACAGGAAGGTGATCGATCTGATGGGGTCAGAGAAAAAAAAGTTTGCAGATATTCAAACATTATGGGGTGAAAATCTCATTGATTTTCATCATAATTTATTGAGAAATGCTTCATTTGACATAGAAACAGCAGATCTTTCATATTGGTACGGTAGACATGGAGATAATGCTCTCAATCGATATGAAAAATTATTAGCTTTTTTCGTCGCACATGGTGTTTTGTTTGAAAATTTCATTACAGACGAGAAAGAATTAGCATTTGCGGAAACAGTTGTTTGTCCAGCTATTGAAAAAATTACTTCTCTTTTCGGAGTAAAACCTCTTATTGTTCCAGTTTTTGCTCTCGATCAAGAAATGGAGGATTCTTGGTGGTGCTATGAGCAAGAAAAAGAATCTTTCATGAGTCATTAGGAATAATTCATCATGTATTGTCATCTTAGTCCTGTCTGTTTCGATAACGGCAGGACTTTTTTTATTTTTGAAATGTGGTAGAATAAAAAATAGATTAAGAACATTTTGTAATAACATAAACATATTCCAATGAATAATAAAGACGGATCAATTGATAATACAACTCTTTTTAAAAAATGTGATTTCTCAGATTTCAAGAAAGTACTTATTAGAATAAAACCGTCAGAAAGATTTGGAGGAATAGGCTTGTTTGCTATGAGGGATCTTGGAAAAGGGATGATGTTCGCAAAATGGGAACTTATGAATGAAGATCTTTTCTTTTCCTGGGATGATTTTGAAAAAATTGATGAGGAATCCAAAGAAACTGTTCTGGATTTTTGTGCTGAGGCGGAAAATGGCTTCTATGCACCAACTGATATAAATTATATATCACTCCCTTGGCACATGAACCACTGTTGTGATGGAAACGTAGGATTTAATGAAAATGGTGATTTTATAACTATCAAAGACGTGAAAAAAGGAGAAGAACTTTTCTATGATTATGGTTTGGTAATGTCGAATTCGAGATATAAGCTTGATTGTAAGTGCGGATCAGAAAATTGTCGAAAGATAATTACAGGTGATGATTGGAAAAATATCAATTTTCAGAAAGAAAATTATCAGTATATGTCTCCAGAAATAAAGGAGATGATAGATTCAATAAAATAAAAAAAATATGGATTTTAATATAATTACGAACAGTGAGATTTGTATTGCGAATACACAACAATACTTAACAGGACTCGTCTATTATTCTCATTTTCCGATGATCATACTGTCTTTATTTTTTGGATTTTTTGTATTTTTAAAAAATAAAAGTTCGTTAGCGTCAAAATGTTTACTGGGTATTACGTTCTTCTTTTCTTTATGGCTTGTTTTTGATTTTATTTTGTGGAAAAGTAGCAATAGTAGTTTGCTTATGTTTTCTTGGGCTATACTAGGTGTATTTGAAGCACTCTTTTTCATTCTAGGTTTATATTTTATATATACATTCATTGATAAAAAAGATGTTTCCAATAGTATAAAATTCATTTTTTTACTTCTTTCTTTGCCAGTTCTCTTTCTGACTCCAACGACATTTAACTTATCAAATTTTGATATCATAAATTGTGTTCCCGTTGAATCAGGGATATCTTTGGACTACGTTATTTCTTTGAAATTGATTATTTTATTGTGGATTTTTATTCTGTTGATAGTGAAATACCGGAAGCCTCCTGTAGACATATCAAGATTACAAATTTTTCTGTTAGGTTTAGGTATAATGTTGTTTCTATCTTCGTATTTTGTTTTGTCTTACGTTTCTGATTATTTGTACAATGCAGGTTATGAATGGGGGTATCAGGTTGAACAGGGTGGAATTCTCGCTATGGGTATTTTTCTTGGGTTTCTTAGTTATCTCATCGTTAAATTCAAGGCATTTGATATCAAACTGATCGGAGCACAAGCGTTGGTGTTAACACAATTTGCCCTTATTAGCTCAATGTTCTTTTTTGCCACGGTACTTATAAGTCGCGTCCTCATTGGAGTGACACTCTTTGGTACGACTATTGCTGGTTGGTATCTGATCCGATCAGTGAAGGCAGAAATCAAACGCAAGGAAGAGCTCGAAAAGATATCGCATACACTGATGGTGGCGAATGAACGATTGAAAGAGCTCGATGCCGCCAAATCAGAATTCATCTCTATTGCATCACACCAGCTCCGTACACCGCTCACGGCTATCAAAGGTTACCTCTCACTCTTGCTCGAGGGCTCCTATGGGCCAGTCTCTCCTCAGGTACTCGATATTCTGAACAAACTCTACGGTGTGAACAATCGTCTCGTCCATCTCGTGGAGGATCTGCTCAATGTCTCTCGTATCGAAGCAGGGCGTATCCAATACAGTTTTGCTCCGACACAGATCGAGCCTATCCTCGTTGAACTCGTCGATATGTTCCTTTCTCCAGCTCAAGAAAAGAATCTGACTATTGATATCCATCTCTCCAAGCATCCGCTCCCTCTCATCACGATGGATCCAAACAAAATCAAAGAAGTGGTGTCCAACCTCATCGACAATGCAGTGAAATACACCAAAGTAGGTGGTGTGACAGTCACACTCCAGAACACGCCTGAGGTCGCCCGTATCATCATCTCGGATACTGGTATCGGTATTCACGAAAGTGACAAGAAGAACCTCTTCCAGAAATTCCTTCGAAGCAAGGAAACAACGAAAATGGTAGTCTCTGGAGCGGGTCTCGGTCTCTACGTCGGCAAGAGTTTTATCGAAGCACACGGAGGCAAGATCTGGGCAGAATCCGATGGTCCAGATAGAGGCTCTCGCTTCATCATCGAACTCCCGATCAAAAACACTCATATTCAGATCGGTACGTCTGATGAACCTACTTCTGTCGAAAAAGAGTAATCTATAGAATGAAATTATTGTTGATAGATAATATGAAATAAAGTTCTATATAATAGAAAATATATGAACATTTGTGATAATTTTGATAGGATTAGCACACTCTCTAATAGAGATTTAGTGTCGCGTGGAGCGCCGTATTTGTTCAGACTTTTTACTATTGCAATAAAAGAATTCTCAAGTTTGTTTTCTATTGCTGAAGACGATGAACAAAAATGTTTTTATTTTTATGTTAGTAAAGATAAAAACATAATATTTAAATCAAGTGCGGTTAGTTTTTCGTGCGATAGGTATATTATAAATGCAGATTCAAAACTTTTTGTTAGTGTAAAGAATGGTGCTTGGAGGACATTTAATTTTGATGATTTTAAGCACTTACTATTAATTATAAATAAAAATTATAAAATAAATAAAGATTTTGACATTAATAATCAAATCAAAAAAGTTATCCAACAGACAAGATATTATATTTTTATAACGGAACGTGTCTTTGATACTAAAATAAACTTAAAGAGATATAGTCGAAATCATGATTTTTTTAGTGACTTACTTTTCAATTCACATAAACGGATTCTGGCTTTTTCATTGGTTGACGCTTTCGGTGTAACTTACGGACACTTAGATCACCCAACCCCATATCCGTATTCAAGTGGATTGAAACAAAGTCTATTGGGAGCTGATCCTTTTTTATCATTTATTAGAGAGATGGATAAGATAATCAAATTGAATGATGACGAATTGAAGTCGATTATTAAAAAACCTGATGTCTTACAGAAGAAATTTGATGTATCATCTAATGGAATTAGTCTGATTTTAGTGCCTAGATATTTCTTCGTGGAAGATGAACGCCTGCACCTAGAAGAAATCTCTTCAATCCTTAATTCTACAATTAAAAATCTTTACGGACGCGAGATTGATTATGATAAAAGTAAGAATTACTTGCTATTTATTCCTGAGATTGAGCGTGGTTTTGCATTATCGAGCAAGTCACTTTTATTTCAGGAATGTAAAATATTATCAGAGAGTCTTTTTGGTATTTCCTCAAGTTCGGGAAGAAGCATGATTGTGCCTGTAGTTCTAGAAAATAATAAGAATAGTTTTCTATTCCTAAAAACATCATGGCCTGATATCATAAAGACAGCCTACAATAGAGGGTTGAGGATTAGTGTAGTTGAATGGTATTTGGTATGTTACGAAATCTTCAGCTCATTTTCGTCAAATGAGTTTGAATTTTTCTCGGAAGAAATCTTTAGTCCGATTTTAAAAGATCATGATGTAACAAAATATCTAACTTTTATTTCAAGAAAACTTTTAATGTTAGAAAGAGATAAAAATGAATTCGTTTTGCCGCTAATAGGGTTGGTTGTTCCTAATCACGCATATCCTTTTGATGAAACTCCTCTGGTTCATTTTATGAAGCTGAGTCAAAATCCAGAGCTATTCTTGAGATGTCTAGTAGACTGTATAACGAAAGCAATTATATCGCAGCTTCTCAGTAAGGGTGTTTATCATAGTTCACATCTTCAGAACTGTTGTATAATTTTCAAAAAAAATGGCAAAGACATCTTGCCAATAAAAGCCCTTTTAAGAGATGGAGACATACGGGTTTGCGAAGATTATTCCTCATTACTTTCTATTGAGGAAATTAAGACAATTAGTAATTTGAGGAAAAAAAGAAATAAAATTTATCATGAAAAAAAGTTTTATAAGCATCTTTTTCATAACATAATTAATGAAAACTTTGGTAATATTGAGCAGTGTTTATTGATAGATAACCAATTTTCATCAGAGTTTTTTTGGCGATTAGTCCGTTCTAGTTTTGAAGATGCAATCAAGAGGAATGTAAAAGTTTTGAAAACAAGGAATGAATATAGAAAAATTCACGGAGTTATAGTAAAAAATTTTACGGAAACAGTTTTTAAGGGAAGCGGTTACTCAGTGAATTTTTTTCGAATGAGTTTTTTTGGAGTAAAGGAAAACTTTATTAAAGTACACAATCCTTTTTTAGGAAGAAAATCTTTTGAATTATACACAGCCAGGAGTCAGAGTATTACGGATACAAAAACCAATGAAGAAGAGTCACTTCGTCTTTAATTTTTTGAGAATAAAGATAATTGATTAAAAAGCTAGATACGTAGAATTTTTTTTTGAGTTCCGGAAGGAGAAAGTAAGTTGTTAATATATTTTAATGAATCATTCCTATGACCGAGCTAGAATCAATTAAAAAAATACGGTTTGTCCTTACGGATTTTTGTAATTATCAATGTAGATTTTGTCATAATGAAGGAACTCCAACAAAGAACACACGGTTTTTGGATAAGGAGAGTATTTTTTCGTTAACGAGTGTGGCTAAAGATTTAGGTATTAAAAAAATTACTCTAACAGGAGGCGAACCATTACTTCACCCAGAAATTGTAGCTATTGTAGACGGTATCAATGCTATATATCCAGAAGCTATCTTAGGGATGACAACTAATGGGATGTTATTTGATAAAAATAAATTTGCTACGATTATTACTAATCTTAGTCGGTTACGTTTAAATTTTCAAAGTTTAGATGAAAAAGTTTTAAAATATATTTGTGGTAATGGCGCTAATATTAGTAAAGCGCTTTTGATGATTGATGACGTGAGGAAACTGAATCCTGATTTAAATATTTGTTTGAATTTTGTTTTAACAACTTATAACAAAGAATCACTTTCTGATGTTATAAAATTTGCAATTAAAAATAATCTAGATGTAAAATTGTTAGAGTATATGGCTCTCAATAAAGATCTTTATGTTGAAGTCAAATATGCTAAAGATATATTAGAGTCTCTTCGACCTATTAAAAAGTATAAAGACTATCAGGACGATGATATTTATATGTTTACAGGATCTTCAAGTCGGATACGTTTATGCTATTCATTTTGCAATGGTTTTAGATGTAAATCTTGTCGTGAATGTGGTGAAATTAGATTGGCACCAGGGTTAACCCTTAAGCACTGTTTTGATGAGAGAATTGAAGAGGTTGATATTAGAAAAGAGTTGCTAGAACAGAATCTGGAATCAATAAAAAAGAAGATCATTTCAATTGATCAAATTAAGGGAAGATTGCTCTGACACGTCTAGTTATTATATGATTTTAGAAATTTCTTTTCTAAAATAAAATTATTTATGACCTCTGTATTTAAGAAGATATTTAACTATGAGGACGATCTCTCAGTATTCAAAGGAATAGATGCGAATAGAATTGCTTGTAATACGATAGTTTTGTGTGGTAATAAAATACTATTAGGTTGTCGGCGAAAGAAATATGCAAAAGGGATGTGGTGTTTGCCCGGTGGCCACTTAAACCTTGGGGAGAGTTTAGATAAATGTTTCTCTAGAGAACTTTACGAAGAAGTTGGTGTCGTCGGTAGTGGACAAGTTCCATTTTTGATAGTAGAAGAAGTTTCTGAAAAATATATATTTTATCACTTTTTTGCGTATTTAAGAATTAAAAGAAAACGAGCAGGTTGGTTTGTAAATAAAGAACCAAAAAATTTTTCTTGTTGGCTCCTTTTTGATTATAAAGATATTCCTGATGAAATGATTACATCTCATAGATTGGCTGCTGATTATCTTTTTTCGAAGAATCGTGTTATAAGAATATGATGATTAGTTGGAAGGAAATTGTGTAGCCGATTGCTATCGTATAGAGTGATTGTCGCTTGTTATGTTGAAGAGTTATATTAATAAAGATAGTCTGGAGAGAACCCTGTCTTTCCCCATCGTTTGCATAATGGAATACAAGTCAGGGGTCTGTATTTTTCCTGTTAATAAAACTCGGAAGATCCTTGCTATATCCGTGATATTTCCTTTATATCTTTCTGGATTTTCCTTAAATATCTTCATATTTTCCGCATAATCATGGGTTTTGGAAATTTTTTTTATTTTTTCAAACCACTCTTCTTTTGAGTCTTTTTCATTGTAGGATTTAATGAATGAATCTACTACTGTTTTGATGGTGGCAGAATCAATATTTGAAAGAAGGTGCACTGCAGTATCTTTTGTAATATTAAAATTTTGATCAAAGAAATACTCAATTTCTGTTCTTACATCAAACCATTTAGCAATATCTTTTCTACCACCTGTTCCACTATTTCTTTCTATGTTTAATATCTTTTTTGTATAATCAGCATCTTTTTTCATTGTTTTAGCAAGCTCTGGATCATATTTGTTGGTCCAGCTTAAAGCTTTTTCATAAACTTCTTCAGCTGAATACCTTGCAATAATCCCTTTGCTCGTGTCATTTAGTTTATCAAAATCAAATAGGGGACCGCTTGAGCCTGATAGTTTTTTTTGTGTCAGAAGGAATTCACGATTATTTTTATCTGGATTGGCCTTTCGCCAGTTTTCGAAATTTGAATTCGCTAAATTCAATAAGTATTCTATAACGGCATCTTCAGGGTATCCCTGTTCGGTGTAATATGCAACATTTGCTTCAGGGTCTTTCCTTTTGCTTAATTTTCTTTTTGAAGAATTCTCGATTTTCTGAATTGGAAATATATGTCCATATTTTGGAGCCTGCCATCCCATAGTTCTAAATAATTGTAAGTGTAATGGTAGCGAAGAAAACCATTCGTTTCCACGGATTACATGGGTAGTTCTCATTAAATGATCGTCAATGATATGAGCCATGTGGTAGGTTGGTAGACCATCAGATTTTATTATTACCATATCTTGGTCATTTTCGGGTAACTCTCTGCCTCCCAATACAATGTCATTAACGAAAATTTTATTATTAATATTGCCACAAGATTTAAATCTAATGACAAATTCTCTTTTTCCATCTAATGCTATTAGAATCTCTTGATCAGATTTATCGCGCCATTTCGCCCATTGTTGATAGTATCCAGGCTTAATGCCACGAACCGCCTGTATTTTATGTATTTCCTCAAGTTCTTCGTTAGAGCTAAAGCATGGGTAGGCTAATCCTTTTTCTACTAGTAATTTCGCATAGGCCTGATATATTTCTGTGCGTTTGCTTTGTTTGTATGGTCCGTAAGAGCCGATTTCTGTCCCTGAGGTTGTTTGTCCTTCGTCTGTGTTAATGTTGTAACTTTTGAGAGCGGAAGCAATCAGATTTGAAGCACCTTCGACTTCCCTCTTTTTGTCAGTATCTTCGATACGAAGATAAAAAACACCATCTGTCTGATGTGCCAATCTTTCAGATATTAGAGCAGTGTAGATACCGCCTATATGCATGAATCCCGTTGGACTAGGGGCAATTCGTGTCACCATTGCACCCTCCTTGAGTTTTCTAGGTGGATATCGTTTTTCAATAGCCTCTATAGTTGGTAGTTGTTTAGGAAACAACTTCTCAAGAATCGTCCTTTTGTTTTTTTGATTGTTCATATTTTATGCTATAATTACTTGTCGAGGAATGTTGCAATGATAAGTTGTGTTTATTTTAGATTACATTAAATCCTTGAAAAGTAAAGCTTTGTTCTCGTAGAAGTAGAAATTAGTCTTATATGAGCAAGAGTTTCATCGAAGCACACGGAGGCAAGATCTGGGCAGAATCCGATGGTCCAGACAAAGGATCGCGATTTATCATCGAACTCCCGATCAAAAACACTCATATTCAGATCGGTACCTCTGATCAACTAGCAGAAGCGAATGGCAGAGAAGTTGAAAAAGAAAAGTAACAGAAGTGAATTTGAAAGGGATGTTTTGTTTTTTTCTTTTTTCTGGTAGTATATAGGTAAAGATATGTAATAAAAAAATATGCCAAAGATTCTTTTCGTCGAAGATGATCCATTTATTGCTGAAATTTATAAGAAAAAATTTGCGAGCTCTGGTTTTGATGTGCTCAATGTCATAACTGGGAAATCAGCACTCAAGGAAGCTCTCGAACAGAAATTCGATTTGATATTGCTTGATCTCGTGATCCCAGAACTGAGCGGTACAGAAGTGCTTCGTGAATTACGTCACAATCCTGAATACGATCCGAATATGAAAATTGTTGTGTTCAGTAACCTGAGCTCACAAGAAGATCGTGATGAGTGTCTTGGTCTCGGTGCCAATGGATTTATCTCCAAGACAGAATTTTCTCCATCGGAAGTTGTCGTCGAAGTCAATCGCTTCCTGAGTCAATTCAGTGAACAGGCCAAGAATTCTGCTCGTTTCGAAAAACAAGGTACAGCAGAACATGAAGATGCTCCGGTAGTAGAGGGAAAAAAGATTCTCTTTGTTGAAGATGAGGCAGTGTTTATCGATATGTTTGGCAAGCGACTCCGAGATGAAGGATATGTCGTGACGACATGTCGTGACGGTGTCTCTGGACTACAGGCAGCACTTGATGGGACATTTGATCTCGTGATTTCAGATGTGATGATGCCAGGAATGGATGGTCGCGAACTCGTGATGAAGTTGAAAGAAGCAGAATCAGAAAACAATACTCCGATATTTCTGTTCTCCGCATCACTCGACGATAGAGATGTTCAGGCACTTATTGATTCCAAGATTGCCGAGGGAGTATTTCTCAAGACACAAATCACTCCTAGTGAACTCACTTATGCCGTCAATGATTTTTTCAAGGAGCAATCAGAGAAATAAATAACGATGTACGTATATATTGCGTAGTTATAGTTCCTTATAAATTTTCCACTTTTCAGATACGGAGGTTAAGAATGTATAATC
This DNA window, taken from Candidatus Moraniibacteriota bacterium, encodes the following:
- a CDS encoding response regulator codes for the protein MPKILFVEDDPFIAEIYKKKFASSGFDVLNVITGKSALKEALEQKFDLILLDLVIPELSGTEVLRELRHNPEYDPNMKIVVFSNLSSQEDRDECLGLGANGFISKTEFSPSEVVVEVNRFLSQFSEQAKNSARFEKQGTAEHEDAPVVEGKKILFVEDEAVFIDMFGKRLRDEGYVVTTCRDGVSGLQAALDGTFDLVISDVMMPGMDGRELVMKLKEAESENNTPIFLFSASLDDRDVQALIDSKIAEGVFLKTQITPSELTYAVNDFFKEQSEK
- a CDS encoding radical SAM protein, with the translated sequence MTELESIKKIRFVLTDFCNYQCRFCHNEGTPTKNTRFLDKESIFSLTSVAKDLGIKKITLTGGEPLLHPEIVAIVDGINAIYPEAILGMTTNGMLFDKNKFATIITNLSRLRLNFQSLDEKVLKYICGNGANISKALLMIDDVRKLNPDLNICLNFVLTTYNKESLSDVIKFAIKNNLDVKLLEYMALNKDLYVEVKYAKDILESLRPIKKYKDYQDDDIYMFTGSSSRIRLCYSFCNGFRCKSCRECGEIRLAPGLTLKHCFDERIEEVDIRKELLEQNLESIKKKIISIDQIKGRLL
- the gltX gene encoding glutamate--tRNA ligase is translated as MNNQKNKRTILEKLFPKQLPTIEAIEKRYPPRKLKEGAMVTRIAPSPTGFMHIGGIYTALISERLAHQTDGVFYLRIEDTDKKREVEGASNLIASALKSYNINTDEGQTTSGTEIGSYGPYKQSKRTEIYQAYAKLLVEKGLAYPCFSSNEELEEIHKIQAVRGIKPGYYQQWAKWRDKSDQEILIALDGKREFVIRFKSCGNINNKIFVNDIVLGGRELPENDQDMVIIKSDGLPTYHMAHIIDDHLMRTTHVIRGNEWFSSLPLHLQLFRTMGWQAPKYGHIFPIQKIENSSKRKLSKRKDPEANVAYYTEQGYPEDAVIEYLLNLANSNFENWRKANPDKNNREFLLTQKKLSGSSGPLFDFDKLNDTSKGIIARYSAEEVYEKALSWTNKYDPELAKTMKKDADYTKKILNIERNSGTGGRKDIAKWFDVRTEIEYFFDQNFNITKDTAVHLLSNIDSATIKTVVDSFIKSYNEKDSKEEWFEKIKKISKTHDYAENMKIFKENPERYKGNITDIARIFRVLLTGKIQTPDLYSIMQTMGKDRVLSRLSLLI
- a CDS encoding HAMP domain-containing sensor histidine kinase is translated as MYNAGYEWGYQVEQGGILAMGIFLGFLSYLIVKFKAFDIKLIGAQALVLTQFALISSMFFFATVLISRVLIGVTLFGTTIAGWYLIRSVKAEIKRKEELEKISHTLMVANERLKELDAAKSEFISIASHQLRTPLTAIKGYLSLLLEGSYGPVSPQVLDILNKLYGVNNRLVHLVEDLLNVSRIEAGRIQYSFAPTQIEPILVELVDMFLSPAQEKNLTIDIHLSKHPLPLITMDPNKIKEVVSNLIDNAVKYTKVGGVTVTLQNTPEVARIIISDTGIGIHESDKKNLFQKFLRSKETTKMVVSGAGLGLYVGKSFIEAHGGKIWAESDGPDRGSRFIIELPIKNTHIQIGTSDEPTSVEKE
- a CDS encoding SET domain-containing protein-lysine N-methyltransferase, yielding MNNKDGSIDNTTLFKKCDFSDFKKVLIRIKPSERFGGIGLFAMRDLGKGMMFAKWELMNEDLFFSWDDFEKIDEESKETVLDFCAEAENGFYAPTDINYISLPWHMNHCCDGNVGFNENGDFITIKDVKKGEELFYDYGLVMSNSRYKLDCKCGSENCRKIITGDDWKNINFQKENYQYMSPEIKEMIDSIK
- a CDS encoding NUDIX hydrolase produces the protein MTSVFKKIFNYEDDLSVFKGIDANRIACNTIVLCGNKILLGCRRKKYAKGMWCLPGGHLNLGESLDKCFSRELYEEVGVVGSGQVPFLIVEEVSEKYIFYHFFAYLRIKRKRAGWFVNKEPKNFSCWLLFDYKDIPDEMITSHRLAADYLFSKNRVIRI